A window from Pangasianodon hypophthalmus isolate fPanHyp1 chromosome 4, fPanHyp1.pri, whole genome shotgun sequence encodes these proteins:
- the efcab14 gene encoding EF-hand calcium-binding domain-containing protein 14 encodes MKKRKELNALIGLGDGKRKKPKKSSGHRLLLRGDAGDTDTESGSSSGEEDDEEQFRSPGAFRKGSAQCCSVCYPLCVFIVLAACLMACAGLIWMQIALKEDLDSLKEKLRTMESSQKASSHEIPKLSEDLKAKQRTLEDIESGDKGLNKLWANLTDINRKISTLDSAVNHLKANIKSASDLITLPTTVEELQKSVATIGSTLTSVQHDVKMIQIFIEDQKKGENKQNSETDSLLTVAQDDSSRNVNEGTVDDLSSTTSSSPINSRHRRFLSKNLSKREKVATLQTLTFPGVNSAEDLEKLMHAQLEDTSEGVTYEELRKIFGASTPDSHLLEPHDVDQDHRYTLEELRAAASL; translated from the exons atgaagaagcgCAAGGAGCTGAACGCGCTGATCGGACTCGGGGACGGGAAGCGCAAGAAGCCGAAGAAGAGCTCCGGACACCGGCTACTGCTGCGGGGAGACGCCGGGGACACGGACACCGAGAGCGGCTCCAGCTCCGGGGAGGAGGACGATGAGGAGCAGTTCCGCAGTCCGGGGGCTTTCCGCAA GGGTTCGGCTCAGTGCTGCTCCGTGTGCTACCCGCTGTGCGTGTTCATCGTTCTGGCCGCGTGTCTCATGGCGTGTGCAGGACTCATATGGATGCAGATTGCACTTAAAGAAGATTTGGATTCGCTCAAGGAGAAACTGCGCACCA TGGAGTCGAGTCAGAAGGCTTCTTCACACGAAATACCGAAGCTGAGCGAGGATCTGAAGGCCAAACAGAGGACGCTGGAGGATATCGAGAGCGGAGACAAGGGCTTAAATAAATTATGGGCCAATCTTACAGATATTAACAGAAAG ATAAGTACGCTGGACTCTGCTGTTAACCATCTGAAGGCCAACATTAAATCAGCGTCAGATTTAATCACTCTCCCAACAACCGTAGAGGAGCTCCAGAAG AGTGTTGCCACAATAGGAAGCACACTTACTAGCGTTCAACACGATGTAAAGATGATACAGATTTTTATTGAGGACCAGAAGAAaggagaaaacaaacagaacagtGAAACA gACTCTCTGTTGACGGTGGCTCAGGATGATAGCAGCAGGAACGTGAATGAAGGAACAGTAGATGACCTCA GCTCCACGACGTCCTCGAGTCCCATCAACTCTCGCCATCGACGCTTTCTCAGTAAGAACCTCTCCAAGAGAGAGAAGGTAGCTACGCTGCAGACTCTCACGTTTCCTGGAGTCAACTCTGCTgaag ATTTGGAGAAGCTCATGCATGCTCAGCTGGAGGACACCTCTGAAGGCGTGACGTACGAGGAGCTGAGGAAGATCTTCGGCGCTTCCACTCCGGATTCCCATCTCCTCGAGCCGCACGACGTAGATCAGGACCACAGGTACACGCTGGAGGAACTCCGGGCTGCCGCTTCTCTCTGA
- the LOC113526329 gene encoding serine/arginine-rich splicing factor 11 isoform X5 has product MAPANAVAGLLPGGGLLPTPNPLASMGGGVLGALGGPAMLPGAGMNPQALSADQILKLMTSVDPKMNPMAASMGLKADASNKEIEEAMKRVREAQSLISAAIEPSSKKDSKRKHSRSRSRSRSRRRRSRSRSRHRRSSSRSRRRSRSRSRRRSRSPRRRRSRSRDRGRRSTSKSRDRKKEDKDKKRSKTPPKSYSTARRSRSTSRRRRRSVSRSPRRSPKRRGSRTPSPRRHKKEKKRDREREKDRERDRDRRAERERSRDESDRSSNKKKKSKDKERERTSDSEKRDVKINSQDFRDGSKQPVTRAENVTRDYDEEEQGYDSEKEREAKDSDDSGSSPARYEDEGDSAKHTPKQAKQNGDDHHEEQDMEVSD; this is encoded by the exons ATGGCGCCTGCGAACGCCGTCGCTGGGCTTCTTCCAGGAGGAGGACTGCTGCCGACACCCAACCCTCTTGCATCG ATGGGAGGTGGTGTTCTGGGTGCTCTCGGTGGTCCCGCCATGTTACCTGGAGCTGGCATGAACCCCCAG gcTCTCTCTGCTGATCAGATTCTGAAGCTGATGACGTCAGTGGATCCAAA GATGAACCCGATGGCAGCGAGCATGGGTCTAAAGGCAGACGCTTCCAACAAGGAAATCGAGGAAGCCATGAAGAGAGTCCGAGAGGCGCAGTCCCTCATCTCGGCTGCCATTGAGCCCAGTA GTAAAAAAGACAGCAAGCGCAAGCATTCCCGCTCCAGATCCAGGTCTAGATCCAGACGCAGGAGATCTCGCTCTCGCTCCCGACACAG GAGGTCGAGCAGCAGGTCCAGAAGACGCTCCCGGTCCCGGAGTCGCAGACGTTCCCGAAGCCCCAGGAGGAGGAGATCTCGCTCCAGAGACCGCGGCCGACGCTCCACCAGCAAATCCAG ggatagaaagaaagaggatAAAGACAAGAAACGCTCTAAAACACCTCCAAAGAGCTACAGCACCGCCAGGAGATCTAGAAGCACGAGCCG GAGACGAAGAAGGAGTGTTAGCCGATCTCCACGAAGATCTCCCAAGAGAAGAGGATCCAGGACACCATCACCAAGAAG ACacaagaaggagaagaagagagatcGGGAAAGAGAGAAGGACCGAGAGCGCGACCGGGACAGGAGAGCTGAGAGAGAGCGCAGTCGTGACGAGTCTGACCGCTCCTccaacaagaagaaaaagagtaAAGATAAGGAGAGAGAGCGGACGTCCGATAGTGAGAAACGAGATGTGAAG ATAAACAGCCAGGATTTCAGAGACGGCAGTAAGCAGCCAGTGACGCGAGCTGAGAAT GTGACGCGAGACTACGACGAGGAGGAGCAGGGCTACGACAGCGAGAAGGAGCGCGAGGCGAAGGATTCTGACGATTCAGGCTCGTCTCCCGCACGCTACGAGGACGAGGGAGACAGCGCCAAGCACACCCCGAAACAGGCCAAGCAGAACGGAGACGACCACCACGAAGAACAGGACATGGAAGTGAGCGACTGA
- the znf830 gene encoding zinc finger protein 830: MASKAAKGKKVVNQDELRKLMREKKRQDERHKRVESPYAKYNSLGQLSCVLCNVQVKTEILWQAHILGKQHKDKVSELKQSAGKVPQAPQASTLKRKAAEPEVHDGKKPKASGAEFFQRKTGTSGPGAGLGLLAGQYDDDDDDDDENDDNSGKGASDDVKQPDPATDELPADFFDSSVPEIPSCPTVSHSGSISKAEAEKPVEKKDNMAEVLPEGFFDDPVRDAKVRNVDTPKDHMDKEWEEFQKEMRQVNSASEAIVAEEDEEGRLERQIDEIDEQIECLRRVEVLRTKQDAVKDKVKKKTELEEERLLSGSGGGDEEEEEDEEELMNVLGRDWRAKGALA, translated from the coding sequence ATGGCCTCTAAAGCAGCGAAGGGTAAAAAGGTGGTGAATCAGGATGAACTGCGGAAGCTGATGAGGGAGAAGAAGCGGCAGGACGAGCGGCACAAACGCGTCGAGTCTCCCTACGCCAAGTACAACAGCCTGGGCCAGCTGAGCTGCGTGCTGTGCAACGTGCAGGTCAAGACGGAGATCCTGTGGCAGGCTCACATCCTGGGAAAACAGCACAAGGATAAAGTGTCAGAGCTCAAACAGAGCGCGGGGAAAGTTCCTCAGGCTCCACAAGCATCCACCCTGAAGAGGAAGGCTGCAGAACCGGAAGTGCATGATGGGAAAAAGCCTAAAGCCTCAGGTGCTGAGTTCTTCCAGCGTAAGACTGGTACAAGTGGACCAGGTGCAGGACTCGGACTCCTGGCTGGacaatatgatgatgatgatgatgatgacgacgagAATGATGATAATTCAGGTAAAGGTGCAAGTGATGATGTAAAGCAGCCAGATCCTGCGACTGATGAACTTCCTGCTGATTTCTTCGACAGCAGCGTCCCTGAAATTCCATCCTGCCCGACCGTGTCTCACTCAGGATCCATCTCCAAAGCCGAGGCGGAGAAACCCGTGGAGAAGAAGGACAACATGGCGGAGGTGCTTCCCGAAGGCTTCTTCGACGACCCGGTCCGAGACGCCAAGGTGCGAAACGTGGACACTCCGAAGGACCACATGGACAAGGAGTGGGAGGAGTTTCAGAAGGAGATGCGGCAGGTGAACAGCGCCTCGGAGGCCATCGTGGCCGAGGAGGACGAGGAAGGGCGCCTCGAGAGGCAGATCGACGAAATCGACGAGCAGATCGAGTGCCTGCGCAGGGTCGAGGTGTTGCGCACTAAACAGGATGCCGTCAAGGACAAGGTGAAGAAGAAGACGGAGCTGGAGGAAGAGCGACTTCTCTCAGGAAGTGGAGGtggtgatgaagaggaggaggaagatgaggaggaaCTGATGAATGTGTTGGGCAGAGACTGGAGAGCCAAAGGAGCGCTCGCGTAG